CCCGAGGGAGCTGAGCAGGAAGGGCAGCAGGATCAGCTTGCTGAGCCCTTCGGGGACCTGGAGCACCACCGGCAGGAAGAAGAGGGAGACCGCTTGCATCAGCTGCAGGGAGCACCACAGCAGGAGGTAGAGGCCCAACACCATCAGGAAGCGGCCGTTCTGGGCCACCCGCCGGAGCAGCTTGCGGGTTGTGCCTGGGGTGGGTTCTGGCCGTTGGCAGTTGCGCGCAGAAGGCAGCAGGCCCCAGCCGCAGAGCAGGCCGGAGGCGCTGATGATCACGCCGGAGACCAGGCCGACGGGTAAGTACGAGGAGGGGTCACCCAGGTTCCCGACGAGCACCCCAGCGAGCAGGGCCGCGGTGATCGTGGCCAGGATCGAACCGGTGAAGCGCGAGGTGTTGAGCCGGGTGCGCAGGCCGACGTCGGTCGTCAGTTCGGCGGCGAGGGCTGTATAGGGCAGGTTGACGCAGGTGTAGAGGCTGTTGGCGACGACCGAGACCACCAGGAACACCCAGAACTTGGTCCAGACGCTCTCCCAGGGGGGAAGCCACCACATCAGAGCCATCGAGGCCCCCAGGGGAACGGCGCTCCAGAGGATCCAGGGGAGACGGGGGCCGAGCTTGGCGTTGACGGTCTTGTCGCTCAACCAGCCGACGATCGGATCATTGACGGCATCCCAGAGCCGTCCAAGTCCATAGGCCAGACCCGCCAGCCAGGGGGGGAGTCCCGCTGCGACGTAAAAGCGCAGCAGATAGAAACCGATGAGGGAGGCGCCCATGCCGGTGCCCACGTCTCCGAGTCCATAGGCCCAAAGCAAACGCTGCCGAGGGCGGCCGCGCAGATCGGCGGCATCGCTAGGGGCTTGAGGCGTGGCGGCCAAGGACGCTGTCCCGAACGCAGGTCATAATGCTCTAGTCAGCGCGAAAGCCGTTCCGCTGACGCTCAGCACCAGACGCCCTAGTGCGTTTGTACTGCTGCGGGCTTAGTTTAGTGGTAAAACCTCAGCCTTCCAAGCTGATGATGCGGGTTCGATTCCCGCAGCCCGCTTCGTTTAGAAGCAGCTCTGCTCCACCAAGAGCACCAGGCTGCGGCTCTTCAGGACCTGTGCTGGACCGCTCCAGGGCTGAGGTTCTGCCGGCGCAGCATCGGCCTCTCCGGTGTTGACGACCTGGAGCCAACCGCGACCCGCCTTGGGCACTTCGAAGCGCAGGTCCTCGGAGTAGGCGTTCATGCCGCACCAGACCAGGGGGCCGCGTTGGCGATCATTCAGGCTCCAGGCCAGGGTGTGGGACCAGCTGGCCCAGTCCGGTTGCCCGAGTTTGGGGCCATGCCACTGGCGAATCAGGTGTCCTGGTTGATCGAAGCGGGGTGACTTGGCTTCCGCGTGGGGCACCTCCGGGTTGAACAAATCCGCCCAGTGGTGGCGAATTTGAACGAGGCGTTGCAGGAACTGCTTGAGGGCGAGATCGTCAGCATCCGGCGCCCAATGCATCCAGCCGAGGATGTTGTTTTGGCACCAGGTGTTGTTGTTGCCGCCTTGGCTGCGGCGCACCTCATCGCCCATCAGCAGCATCGGCACCCCTGGGGCCAGCAGCAGTGAGGCCAACAGGTTGCGCAGTTGCCGGTTCCGCAGCGCCTGGATTGCGGGGTCACTGCAGGGGCCCTCTGCGCCGTGATTCCAGTTGTTGTTGTGGTTATCCCCGTCGCGGTTGTCCTCGCCGTTGGCCAGGTTGTGTTTGCCGCCGTAGCTGACGAGATCGCTCAGGGTGTAGCCGTCATGGGCGGTGAGGAAGGTGACGCTGCGGCCGAGCGCCGCCGGTTGCCCCCCGAAGAGATCCGGACTGCCGCTCAGCCTTTGTCCCATCGCCCAGCAGCTCTTGTCATCCCCTTTCCAGAAGCGGCGGACGTCATCGCGGAAGCGTCCGTTCCAGCTGCCAATCCGCTTGGCGGGGAAATCAGCGAGTCGGTAGAGCCCGCCGCAGTCCCAGGGCTCACTCACCAACTTCAGATCGGAGAGTTCCGGATCGGCTTCGATCTCTTCAAACAGTGGTGGTTTGTCCAGGGGGGCCAGTTCTTCGCCGCGGCTGAGGGCGATGCCGAGGTCGAAGCGGAAGCCGTCGACACCGAGCTCGAGGGCCCAGCAGCGCATGGATTCGAGGATCAGGCGCCGCACCAGGGGGCGGTTGGCGGCGATGGAGTTGCCGCAGCCGCTGACATCGAGGTAATCCCCCTTGGCGTTCTGGTGGTAGTAGAGGCGGTCGTCGATGCCGCGCCAGCTCAGGGTTGGGCCGGCTTGGTTGCCCTCGCAGGTGTGGTTGTAGACCACATCCACCAGGACCTCAAGACCGGCTTGATGGCAGGCGGTCACCAGTTGGCGCACCTGATGGCGGATCTGCAGGGGATCGTCTCCCTGCTGGTAGCCGTGGTGGGGTGCAAGCCAACTCAAGGGGCTGTAGCCCCAGTAGTTCATCCGCCCTTCCGGCGCGTCATGGGGGTCGAAGGCCATCACGGGCAGCAGTTCGACCGTGGTGATGCCGAGCTCCTTGAGATAAGGAATCAGTTCGATCAGCCCCAGGTAGGTGCCCTGGGCCTCCGGGCTGACGGGGCTGCCCTGTCCGCGGCTGAAGCCCCCCACATGCAGTTCGTAGATGAGGGTCCGCTGCCAGCTGTGGCGCGGCCGCGGTGCAGCGCTGAAATCAAAGCGATCCCGCTCGGTCACCACCCCCTTGAGGCACTTCGCCGTGTTCGGCATGCCTCCGAGGGCATCGGTGCGCTGGTAGACGTCCCACCCCGTGATGGCGCGGGCGCAGGGGTCCAGCAGCAACTTGGAGGGGTTGTAGCCGTGTTGCCCCGGTTGGAGGGGGCCGAAGACCCGGTAGGCGTAGCAGCAGCCAATGCCGACGCCTTCCACCTCGACGTGCCAGATGTCCCCGGAGCGGTGGTGCTGGCTGCTCAGCTCAACGGTGTGCTCGGGTTCGCTGGCGTTCCCATCGCGGAACAGCAACAGCTCGATCCGGCTGGCGCTAGGGGCGGCCAGGGAGAAGTTCACCCCCCTGGAGGTGGCTTGCGCCCCCAGGGGCCAGGGCTGTCCGAGGTGGATCGAAGCCAACGGATCCTGCGGGCTGCTGCCACAAACTAAAGGTGGTCGAGCGGATGCGCCCTGTCATGAGTGAGCAGAAATCCCAGCCGGCTGCATCCGGTTTGGTCTTTGCAGAGCCTTTGCCGGATGGGCGCCCGCCCCGCCAGGTCCTGGAGGATCTCTGGTTGTTTGCCCCCAACCGCGAAACGCTGGGCGGTTCGGCCTGGTGGCTGGAGACCCCGGATTTGGAGGGCTGTTCTGGCCTCCTGATCGATTGTCCGGGTCTGAGCGAGGCGAACTTGGACTTCCTCAAGCAGCGCGGCCCAGGTCGCCTGGTCTTGACCAGCCGGGATGGCCACGGGCGCACGCGTCGCTTCCAAGACGCGTTGGGCTGGCCGGTGTCCCTGCAGGAGCAGGAGGCCTACCTCCTCCCCAACGTGGCGGGACTTGAACCGTTCGGCTCTGAGCACTCCCTCGGCCCCGGTTACCACCTGCGTTGGACCCCTGGCCCCACGCCCGGCAGCGCTGTTCTTCTCGCCGATCGGGCCTTGAACGGCGCGCCCTTGCTGTTCTGCGGGCGGCTTCTCAGCCCTGTGGCTGAAGGTCAAGCCCGTCCCTTGCGTACCCGCCGCTCGTTCCATTGGGGGCGCTGGCTGCGCAGTCTTGAGGCCCTGAAGGACTGGTTGCCGAGCTCCGCTCCGGTCGCTTTGGCGAGCGGGGCTGGCCTCGGGGCCCTGCGCGGCGAGGCCCTCATCGCCGACGCTCAGAAGCAGTTGGAGGCCTTGGATTGGGCGGCTTTAGAGGGCCAGGACCCCCTCTAGAAGACGGCTCGTCCGGGCACAAATGGGCGCAAAAGCGCTGATTTCGGCAGCAAATGTGGCAAAAACGGCATGGGAAAAGGGCTTTTGAGGTTGCCGCTCCTTGCCAACCCCCATACCATTGGCGCGCTGAAACCAGTGGTGGCGGGGCTTTCTCACTCCGCCCTGCTGCTACTGAGCCCAGAGGCTTCCATTCCGATGAACAAAGCTGACCTCGTCAATCTCGTGGCTGCTCGCACCGAGTTGACCAAGACCGACGTGGCCCAGGTGGTCGACGCGGCTATCGACACCATCATCGATTCGGTTGTCGAAGGCAAAAAGGTGTCGATCCTCGGCTTCGGCTCCTTCGAGCCCCGCGAGCGCTCCGCCCGTCAAGGCCTGAACCCCAAGACCGGCCAAAAGATCAAGATCCCCGCGAAGCGCGTGCCTGCTTTCACCGCCGGCAAGCTGTTCAAGGATCGCGTTCAGGGCTGATCACGCCTCATCCACTCGCGATGTAGACCAGAGGGCGGCCTTCGGGCCGCCCTTTTGCATGTCAGGGTTCACGATGACTGACCTGCTTCCGCATCACCTCCGGTCCCTGCAGGCCGAGGTTGCTGATCTGCGGGCATCGTCTCGCCGTGGTCGCTATGCCCCCTCTCCGACGGGGCGGCTGCATCTGGGCAATCTGCGCACGGCCCTGCTGTCCTGGCTGATCACGCGGCTCCAGGGTGGGGAGTGGTTGCTGCGCATCGACGATCTCGATACGCCGCGCAACCGCCCCGGCGCGGAAGCCAGCATCCAAGAGGACCTGCGTTGGCTGGGGTTGCTTTGGGACGGGCCAGTGCTGCGCCAGAGCGAACGCCGTGGTCTCTACGCGACGGTCCTTTCGGCGCTGCGTCGCAGTGGTCAGCTTTACCCCTGCCGCTGCAGCCGCCGGATGTTGGCGGATGTCTCGGCCCCCCATGGCCGATCGGGGGTCTACCCCGGTTTCTGCAGATCCCTGGCTCCCCGTTGGGGCCTGGAGGATGAACGCCTGCCGAGTTGGCGGCTTCGCCTTGAGCCGGGCCGGCTCCGCTGGCAGGAAGAGCTGGGTCCTGAGGGTTGCTTAGACGGCCCTCAGGAGGTGGGCGACGTGGTCTTGCGCCGGGCGGATGGCTTCTTGGCCTATCACCTGGCGACCGCGGTCGATGAGTGGGCTCTCGGCATCGCTGATGTTGTGCGCGGCCTCGATCTCTGGCCGGCCACCGGACCGCAGGTCGCTGTTCTCGAGCGCCTGGGCCTTGAGCCGCCCCGCTATTGGCACCTGCCCCTCTGGATGGACGGCCAGGGCCAGCGCCTCTCCAAGCGCGATGGCGGCCAGGGTCTTGCCGACTGGCAGGCCGAGGGACTGGGGCCCAATGCCGTGATTGGTCGCCTGGCCGCTTCCCTGGATCTGGTTCCAGAGGGCGCTGAGCTCAGTGCTCAGGAGCTTCTGCAGCAGTGCCAGTTGGAGCCCTTACGGCAGCGCTTGATCCAGCCCAGGGCGGAGTCTTAAGGATCCCTTTGGGATCGAATTCACTTGTTGCGACCAGAGTGAGTCCATCACCAGGAGCGGCCCATGGCCAGGTCCGAGGAGCGGGGAAACAAAACCGGGAAACAGGGCGCTCAGCCCTGTTCCTGTTGTGGCGGCAGCGGGATTCAGCGCAGCCAAACCGCCGGGTATCGCACGTGTTTGCAGTGCGTTGGTCAGGGCACAGTCCTGGTGATCAACGCTTCGTCTTCTGCCGCCAGATGAAGAACGCCGTCGTGGCCACAACCGCCAACAAGGGGGTGGCGGTCAGCAGGAGCAGAGCGAGGGAGGTCCAGTCGGTGTACATCGCGGCCAAGGCGCAAGCGGCGCCCATCCTCTCAGGCGCTCTGTTCGTTTTGAACTGTTGCTTGGCCTTGGCTTCTGCCCAGGCTGGTGTGGTCTTTGACGACTGTCAGCCAACGCCAGATGGGGGGGTGACCTGCAACACCCGGCCGACCGGAAACACGCTGCTGGATGACGAGGCGGCCCGCTACGGCCTGTTCAACGAAGCCAGTCCCGGCTGGGCTGAATACGACCCGTATCAGGGCTACGACGACATGTTCGGCGGCAACGAGACCTGATCAGTCCCAGCTCGGCAGCTGACGAAACCGTTCAAGGTTTGGCTGGATCAAGAGGGGCTCCGTAGGATCCGCCCCACCTCGAGTTCGCTGAGCCAGCCCCCGATGGAGCTCACCTACCGCCCCCGCCGCCTGCGCCGTTCTCCTGCCCTGCGGGCCATGGTTCGGGAGAACTCCCTCAGCCCGGCTGACTTCATCTATCCCCTCTTTGTCCACGAGGGGGCCAGCAATGAGCCGATCGGGGCCATGCCGGGTTGCCAGCGCTGGAGCCTCGACGGGCTGGTGCAGGAAGTCGGTCGCGCCTGGGACCTCGGGATCCGCTGCGTGGTCCTCTTCCCCAAGGTGGCCGATGGACTGAAGACCGAGGACGGCGCTGAGTGCTTCAACGAGGGGGGCCTGATTCCTCGCGCGATCCGCCGCCTGAAGGAAGTCCATCCCGAGATGGCGATCATGACCGACGTCGCCCTGGATCCCTATTCCTGCGATGGCCATGACGGGATCGTCAGCGGCGAAGGGGTCGTGCTCAACGACGAAACCGTGGCCCTGCTCTGCAAGCAGGCCGTGGCTCAGGCCCGAGCCGGTGCCGATCTGATCGGTCCCAGCGACATGATGGACGGGCGGGTCGGCGCCATCCGCGAAGCCCTCGATGAGGAAGGCTTCGAGCATGTCGGCATCATTAGCTATACGGCGAAATACGCCTCGGCGTATTACGGCCCCTTCCGCGAAGCCCTGGATTCCGCCCCCCGTGCGGTGGCCAGTAAGCCCATCCCGAAGGACAAGTCCACCTACCAGATGGATCCGGCCAACGCCCGCGAGGCCATCACCGAGGCCCAGCTCGATGAGCAAGAGGGCGCCGACATCATGATGGTCAAGCCAGGCCTGGCTTATCTCGACATTATTCACCGTCTCCGCGAGGAGAGTGAGTTGCCGATCGCGGCCTACAACGTCAGTGGCGAGTACGCCATGGTCAAGGCGGCCGCTGAGAAGGGTTGGATCGATGAGCGCGCGGTGGTGCTCGAAACCCTGCTCTGCTTCAAGCGCGCCGGCGCGGACCTGATCCTCACGTATCACGCCTGTGATGCGGCTGAGTGGATGCGCCAGGGCTGAAGAGCCCCCCATCAACGGTTGAGAGTGCGGCCAGCTCACAATGGGTTGGTCGACCCGTATCCCATGTCCTGTAACCATCGCCTTGGCCATGTCGCCCTGCGGGTGCAGGACATGGAGCGGGCCAAGCGCTTTTATCTCGACTTGGGTCTGCGGCTGACCTGGGAAGCCGACGACTGGTGCTACGTCCAGTGGTCGACCGGTGAGGGCATTGCGCTGCTCAGCCCCGACTACAAGGCGGCTGGCCCCCACTTCGCCTTTCACGTCCAGAACCGCTCCGAAGTGGACCAGGTGCGCGAGCAGCTGCTGGCCAAGGGGCACACCTGTGGTCCGGTCCATGACCACCGCGATGGCACGGCTTCCTTCTATATGCAGGATCCCGAGGGCAATTGGCTGGAGATGCTCTACGAGCCCGCGGGTGGGCTGCCCTCCAATATCGGAGCTGAGCCGATTCCTTTGACCTACTCGTGACGGCTGAGCTGCACGCGCCAATCCAACAGGAGGCCCTGGAGCTGCTGGAGTGGCCGCGGCTGGCTCAACACGTCTCCAGCTTCGCCAGCACCGCTGCGGGCCTTGGCGTGGCGGCCCGGCTGCCCTTGGCCTCGACCCGTCAGCAGAGCGTGGGCTGGCTGGCCGAGACGACCGAACTGCTGGCGCTCGACGGCCTGGTTGAAGGCGGCCTGAGCTTTCAGGGTGCCGCGGACCTGGATCACACCCTGCAGCTCTGCGCCAAGGGGGGCGTGGCCAGTGGTGATGATCTCTTGGCTGTGGCGACCACCCTGGCGGCGGCCCGGCGCCTACGCCGTCAGATCGATGACCCCGAGCTCCGGCCGGTGACGACGGCCCTGGTGGAGCCCCTGCGGACCCTGCCGGAGCTGGAGCAGCGCCTGCGCTTTTGCATTGAGGATGGGGGGCGTGTGGCGGATCGTGCCAGTCCGCCCCTCTCTGGCTTGCGCCGTCAATTGGCGTCGGTGCGGATGGAACGCCGCGATCGCCTCAATGAGCTGATTCGCCGCTATGCCGCGCTGCTCCAGGACACCGTGGTGGCCGAGCGCAATGGCCGGCCGGTCCTGGCGGTGAAGGCCGGTGCCGGCAGTCAGTTGCCCGGTCTGGTGCACGACAGCTCCGCCTCCGGGAACACCGTCTTCATTGAGCCCCAGGCGGTGATTCCCCTGGGCAACCGCATTCGCCAACTCGAAGGTGAGCAGCGCGAGGCCGAGCGGGCGGTGCTCCAGGACCTCAGCGGCCTGGTGGGCGACGAACAGCCGGCGCTCGAGCACCTTCAGCAGGTCCTGATCCAGTTGGATCTCGCCCTGGCCCGGGCCCGCTACGGCGCCTGGCTGGGGGCGGTGCGTCCCGAGCTGGAGGCGGACCCCCTGGCGCCTCTCCAGCTGGAGGGACTGCGCCATCCCCTCCTGCTCTGGCAGGAGCGTCGCCAAGGCGGACAGGCGGTGGTTCCCGTCAGCGTTCGCGTGGAGAGCAGCCTGCGGGTCGTGGCAATCACCGGTCCCAACACCGGCGGCAAGACCGTGACCCTCAAGAGCGTGGGCTTGGCGGTCTTGATGGCTCGGGCCGGCCTCTTTGTGCCCTGCAAGGGGTCACCGCGGCTGCCCTGGTGCCAGCAGGTTCTCGCGGACATCGGCGATGAGCAGTCCCTGCAGCAGAACCTCTCCACCTTCAGTGGCCATGTGCGGCGGATCGCCCGGATCCTTGAGGCGCTGCCCGCCGCTGGCAGTGATCTGGCCACCCAGGCCGGTGCCCAACTGGTGCTCCTTGATGAGGTGGGGGCTGGCACCGATCCCACCGAGGGCACGGCGCTGGCCATCGC
This DNA window, taken from Synechococcus sp. LTW-R, encodes the following:
- a CDS encoding MFS transporter — translated: MLWAYGLGDVGTGMGASLIGFYLLRFYVAAGLPPWLAGLAYGLGRLWDAVNDPIVGWLSDKTVNAKLGPRLPWILWSAVPLGASMALMWWLPPWESVWTKFWVFLVVSVVANSLYTCVNLPYTALAAELTTDVGLRTRLNTSRFTGSILATITAALLAGVLVGNLGDPSSYLPVGLVSGVIISASGLLCGWGLLPSARNCQRPEPTPGTTRKLLRRVAQNGRFLMVLGLYLLLWCSLQLMQAVSLFFLPVVLQVPEGLSKLILLPFLLSSLGGLWLWNTVSHRAGRLQALRQGGLLWIAGCLLVMVLQPLNPALPVLAASNLFKLILLLLSIVLAGVGASTAYLIPWSLLPDAIDADPEKPAGQYTAWMVLAQKVCISAVIALLGMVLSASGYDEALANTAQPTSALVAIRLCMGIIPAVLVVLGLVVTRRWPERGLHLQGQSPAS
- a CDS encoding glycogen-debranching protein, with protein sequence MASIHLGQPWPLGAQATSRGVNFSLAAPSASRIELLLFRDGNASEPEHTVELSSQHHRSGDIWHVEVEGVGIGCCYAYRVFGPLQPGQHGYNPSKLLLDPCARAITGWDVYQRTDALGGMPNTAKCLKGVVTERDRFDFSAAPRPRHSWQRTLIYELHVGGFSRGQGSPVSPEAQGTYLGLIELIPYLKELGITTVELLPVMAFDPHDAPEGRMNYWGYSPLSWLAPHHGYQQGDDPLQIRHQVRQLVTACHQAGLEVLVDVVYNHTCEGNQAGPTLSWRGIDDRLYYHQNAKGDYLDVSGCGNSIAANRPLVRRLILESMRCWALELGVDGFRFDLGIALSRGEELAPLDKPPLFEEIEADPELSDLKLVSEPWDCGGLYRLADFPAKRIGSWNGRFRDDVRRFWKGDDKSCWAMGQRLSGSPDLFGGQPAALGRSVTFLTAHDGYTLSDLVSYGGKHNLANGEDNRDGDNHNNNWNHGAEGPCSDPAIQALRNRQLRNLLASLLLAPGVPMLLMGDEVRRSQGGNNNTWCQNNILGWMHWAPDADDLALKQFLQRLVQIRHHWADLFNPEVPHAEAKSPRFDQPGHLIRQWHGPKLGQPDWASWSHTLAWSLNDRQRGPLVWCGMNAYSEDLRFEVPKAGRGWLQVVNTGEADAAPAEPQPWSGPAQVLKSRSLVLLVEQSCF
- a CDS encoding MBL fold metallo-hydrolase, with translation MSEQKSQPAASGLVFAEPLPDGRPPRQVLEDLWLFAPNRETLGGSAWWLETPDLEGCSGLLIDCPGLSEANLDFLKQRGPGRLVLTSRDGHGRTRRFQDALGWPVSLQEQEAYLLPNVAGLEPFGSEHSLGPGYHLRWTPGPTPGSAVLLADRALNGAPLLFCGRLLSPVAEGQARPLRTRRSFHWGRWLRSLEALKDWLPSSAPVALASGAGLGALRGEALIADAQKQLEALDWAALEGQDPL
- a CDS encoding HU family DNA-binding protein codes for the protein MNKADLVNLVAARTELTKTDVAQVVDAAIDTIIDSVVEGKKVSILGFGSFEPRERSARQGLNPKTGQKIKIPAKRVPAFTAGKLFKDRVQG
- the gluQRS gene encoding tRNA glutamyl-Q(34) synthetase GluQRS produces the protein MTDLLPHHLRSLQAEVADLRASSRRGRYAPSPTGRLHLGNLRTALLSWLITRLQGGEWLLRIDDLDTPRNRPGAEASIQEDLRWLGLLWDGPVLRQSERRGLYATVLSALRRSGQLYPCRCSRRMLADVSAPHGRSGVYPGFCRSLAPRWGLEDERLPSWRLRLEPGRLRWQEELGPEGCLDGPQEVGDVVLRRADGFLAYHLATAVDEWALGIADVVRGLDLWPATGPQVAVLERLGLEPPRYWHLPLWMDGQGQRLSKRDGGQGLADWQAEGLGPNAVIGRLAASLDLVPEGAELSAQELLQQCQLEPLRQRLIQPRAES
- the hemB gene encoding porphobilinogen synthase, which codes for MELTYRPRRLRRSPALRAMVRENSLSPADFIYPLFVHEGASNEPIGAMPGCQRWSLDGLVQEVGRAWDLGIRCVVLFPKVADGLKTEDGAECFNEGGLIPRAIRRLKEVHPEMAIMTDVALDPYSCDGHDGIVSGEGVVLNDETVALLCKQAVAQARAGADLIGPSDMMDGRVGAIREALDEEGFEHVGIISYTAKYASAYYGPFREALDSAPRAVASKPIPKDKSTYQMDPANAREAITEAQLDEQEGADIMMVKPGLAYLDIIHRLREESELPIAAYNVSGEYAMVKAAAEKGWIDERAVVLETLLCFKRAGADLILTYHACDAAEWMRQG
- a CDS encoding VOC family protein — encoded protein: MSCNHRLGHVALRVQDMERAKRFYLDLGLRLTWEADDWCYVQWSTGEGIALLSPDYKAAGPHFAFHVQNRSEVDQVREQLLAKGHTCGPVHDHRDGTASFYMQDPEGNWLEMLYEPAGGLPSNIGAEPIPLTYS
- a CDS encoding endonuclease MutS2, producing MTAELHAPIQQEALELLEWPRLAQHVSSFASTAAGLGVAARLPLASTRQQSVGWLAETTELLALDGLVEGGLSFQGAADLDHTLQLCAKGGVASGDDLLAVATTLAAARRLRRQIDDPELRPVTTALVEPLRTLPELEQRLRFCIEDGGRVADRASPPLSGLRRQLASVRMERRDRLNELIRRYAALLQDTVVAERNGRPVLAVKAGAGSQLPGLVHDSSASGNTVFIEPQAVIPLGNRIRQLEGEQREAERAVLQDLSGLVGDEQPALEHLQQVLIQLDLALARARYGAWLGAVRPELEADPLAPLQLEGLRHPLLLWQERRQGGQAVVPVSVRVESSLRVVAITGPNTGGKTVTLKSVGLAVLMARAGLFVPCKGSPRLPWCQQVLADIGDEQSLQQNLSTFSGHVRRIARILEALPAAGSDLATQAGAQLVLLDEVGAGTDPTEGTALAIALLKQLADRARLTIATTHFGELKALKYDDPRFENASVAFDVESLSPTYHLQWGIPGRSNALAIATRLGLDGSVLKDAQALLAPRGEGELNQVIAGLESQRQRQQDAAEEAASLLARTELLHEELLQRWQQQKEQSAELQEQRRQQLERSIRDGQKEVRRIIRRLRHGRGSDTGELGESARRAGQQLKQLEQQHRPMPERRDHKGWLPKVGDRVRVLSLGKAAEVLSLSEDGRELSVRCGVMRLNLELSAIEGLQGEKPAPPETQVAIRSRRNPASRGPEVRTERNTIDVRGMRVHEAEAAVEEHLRGANGPVWVIHGIGTGKLKRGLREWLSSVPYVERVSDAAQGDGGQGCSVIWVK